One genomic region from Anthonomus grandis grandis chromosome 1, icAntGran1.3, whole genome shotgun sequence encodes:
- the LOC126736850 gene encoding glutathione S-transferase LANCL1 produces MVNILYFILRPAFRYNNTTFGAFIWNNSKRYLAKMQSPQSPQPFSPTQEKYCFKNQYDDYTENGAKPHIENNTVKATSKITAKLAAKWESVLEDLKNWTSQDYTVYTGTAGVGLLFLRKDPNDSNNLRRIRKNYLQLEQLKNRKVSFLLGDSGPLSIAAVVSHKLEDKKIFDFCIRKLMAFVKVVKNTGSEMANEYLYGRAGFLYALLYVNKNVSPPPFSQSVVRSIIEAILYFGEKLAKHLKIDDACPLMYEWHGSKYLGAAHGVSGIIYLLLQAREYLTEDELNTFIKPTIAFLSTLRFPTGNFPSSLGPGNRDKYVQWCHGAPGFLYMYCEAFRTFGDNHYLYAAEKCADVIWFRGLVKKGYSLCHGVAGNAYCFLEMFQTTKQQKHLYRAIKFAEYCMDYTKEREDQVPDTPMSLFEGISGPMYLLLDIQDPLNAKFPGFTL; encoded by the exons ATGGtgaatattttgtatttcataTTAAGACCGGCATTCCGGTATAATAATACAACGTTCGGTGCCTTTATTTGGAATAATTCGAAGCGatatttggcaaaaatgcaaagCCCCCAGTCCCCGCAACCTTTCTCCCCCACACAGGAAAAATACtgctttaaaaatcaatatgacGATTATACAGAGAATGGTGCCAAGCCACATATCGAAAATAACACG GTGAAAGCAACAAGTAAAATTACAGCAAAACTAGCGGCAAAATGGGAATCTGTATTAGAAGACTTAAAAAATTGGACTTCACAGGACTATACTGTATACACAGGCACTGCAGGAGTTGGCCTATTATTTCTCAGAAAAGACCCTAATGATTCCAATAATCTTAGA agaattagaaaaaattacctGCAGCTCGAGCAGTTAAAAAACAGAAAGGTTTCATTCCTACTGGGAGACTCCGGCCCACTATCCATTGCAGCAGTGGTGTCGCACAAATTGGAAGAcaagaaaatttttgatttttgtattagaaa ATTAATGGCTTTTGTAAAGGTTGTAAAAAATACCGGTTCTGAGATGGCTAATGAATATCTTTATGGTCGAGCAGGATTTTTGTATGCATTACTCTATGTGAACAAAAACGTTTCACCTCCACCATTTTCACAGTCGGTTGTGAGAAGT ATTATTGAGGCAATACTGTATTTTGGAGAAAAACTAGCGAAACACTTGAAAATTGACGATGCCTGTCCGTTGATGTACGAATGGCACGGCAGTAAATATTTGGGAGCCGCTCATGGAGTGTCCggaatcatttatttattacttcaaGCTAGAGAATACTTAACAGAAGATGAATTGAACACTTTTATTAAGCCCACTATCGCGTTTTTATCCACCTTAAG GTTTCCTACAGGTAATTTTCCATCGTCTTTGGGACCAGGCAATCGGGATAAATACGTTCAGTGGTGTCATGGAGCGCCTGGGTTCTTGTATATGTACTGTGAGGCATTCAGG ACTTTTGGGGATAACCACTACCTTTATGCTGCGGAGAAATGCGCTGACGTAATCTGGTTCCGAGGTTTAGTAAAAAAAGGTTACAGCTTATGTCACGGAGTGGCCGGAAATGCTTATTGTTTCCTTGAAATGTTCCAGACCACCAAA caacAAAAACACTTGTATAGGGCAATAAAGTTTGCCGAATACTGCATGGATTACACCAAAGAACGTGAAGATCAGGTGCCAGACACCCCGATGTCTTTATTCGAAGGGATTTCGGGGCCCATGTACCTTTTGTTGGACATCCAGGACCCCTTGAATGCGAAATTTCCGGGATTCACCCTCTAA